In Reinekea thalattae, a genomic segment contains:
- the pgsA gene encoding CDP-diacylglycerol--glycerol-3-phosphate 3-phosphatidyltransferase has product MNIPNLLTLLRLVLIPVCIGVYYLPFEWSYIATSALFVVAAVTDWFDGYLARKWNQSTPFGAFLDPVADKLIVAAALIILVENYHSIWLTIPAVIIIGREIVISALREWMAELGSRASVAVNNLGKIKTTVQMVAIIILLSQAPGSVIGYVGLVSLQLASVLTLWSMIVYLRAAWSYLMPKAS; this is encoded by the coding sequence ATGAATATCCCAAATTTACTAACCCTGCTGCGTCTGGTGTTAATTCCTGTTTGTATTGGTGTTTATTATTTACCCTTTGAATGGTCTTATATCGCCACGTCTGCGTTGTTTGTTGTTGCTGCAGTAACCGATTGGTTTGATGGTTATTTAGCCCGTAAATGGAATCAGTCGACTCCCTTTGGTGCTTTTCTCGATCCGGTTGCCGACAAGTTAATAGTGGCAGCGGCATTAATTATTTTGGTCGAGAATTACCACTCTATTTGGTTAACCATTCCAGCAGTGATTATTATTGGCCGCGAAATCGTCATTTCAGCATTGCGTGAATGGATGGCAGAGTTGGGTAGTCGAGCCAGTGTCGCAGTGAATAATTTGGGTAAGATTAAAACCACCGTACAGATGGTTGCCATTATTATCTTGTTAAGCCAAGCGCCAGGCTCTGTAATTGGCTATGTTGGTTTAGTAAGTCTTCAGCTTGCTTCGGTTTTAACGCTCTGGTCAATGATCGTTTATTTGCGAGCGGCTTGGAGCTATTTAATGCCAAAAGCTTCCTAA
- the codA gene encoding cytosine deaminase gives MKIINARLRGLDHLYSVECEQGVFSRIEQQSAPLNAKDSEIDAQQNLLCEPFVEPHIHLDAALTAGQPSWNMSGTLFEGIEQWAKRKALLSESDVQERVLKTVELLLANGVQHIRTHVDVTDPDLVALKAINALRPQLEPYIDLQIVAFPQEGILSFPNGKALMEKSLEYGVDVIGGIPHFEFTREYGVESMRWVVDLAKRHNKLVDVHCDEIDDDNSRFLEVLATAALEQGIGEKVTASHTTAMHSYNNAYCAKLFRLLKMSKINFVSCPTESIHLQGRYDTYPKRRGITRVKELRAAGINVCFAEDSIQDPWYTLGNGKLLRVLDSGLHSCQMMGYKDFETALDLITINGAKALNITDRYGIEEGKPANFIILQGANDFEVVKGQGDVLWSVRQGNVLVERQPSSLKQAVTF, from the coding sequence ATGAAAATAATTAATGCACGCTTAAGAGGCTTAGACCACTTATACAGTGTTGAGTGCGAGCAAGGCGTTTTTTCTCGTATTGAACAACAGAGTGCTCCGCTGAATGCAAAAGATTCAGAGATCGATGCGCAGCAGAACCTCTTATGTGAACCCTTTGTTGAACCGCATATTCATTTGGATGCAGCGCTGACCGCAGGGCAGCCAAGCTGGAATATGAGTGGTACGCTCTTTGAAGGTATTGAGCAGTGGGCAAAACGTAAAGCCTTATTAAGTGAGTCGGATGTTCAAGAGCGAGTGTTAAAGACAGTCGAGCTGTTACTTGCCAATGGCGTGCAGCACATCCGTACGCACGTTGATGTTACTGATCCTGATTTAGTTGCGCTCAAAGCTATTAATGCATTGCGGCCACAACTAGAACCCTATATCGATTTGCAAATTGTGGCCTTTCCACAAGAAGGGATTTTATCGTTTCCTAATGGTAAGGCATTGATGGAAAAGTCGTTAGAGTATGGAGTCGATGTTATTGGCGGCATCCCGCATTTTGAATTTACTCGTGAATATGGCGTTGAGTCGATGCGTTGGGTGGTCGATTTAGCTAAACGACATAATAAATTGGTGGACGTTCATTGCGATGAAATCGATGATGATAATTCACGCTTTTTAGAAGTACTTGCAACCGCTGCATTAGAGCAGGGCATTGGCGAAAAAGTGACTGCCAGCCATACCACGGCGATGCATTCTTATAATAATGCTTACTGCGCAAAACTGTTCCGTTTACTTAAAATGTCGAAAATTAATTTTGTGTCCTGCCCAACGGAAAGTATTCATTTGCAAGGCCGCTACGATACTTACCCTAAACGTCGAGGCATTACTCGGGTAAAAGAATTACGCGCTGCGGGCATCAATGTTTGTTTTGCTGAAGATTCAATCCAAGACCCTTGGTACACACTGGGCAATGGCAAATTATTACGGGTATTGGATTCAGGGCTGCATTCTTGCCAAATGATGGGCTACAAAGACTTTGAAACCGCACTCGACCTCATTACCATCAATGGCGCTAAAGCATTAAACATTACCGATCGTTACGGTATTGAAGAGGGCAAGCCTGCCAACTTTATTATTTTGCAGGGCGCTAACGACTTTGAAGTCGTTAAAGGTCAGGGCGATGTTTTATGGTCTGTTCGGCAGGGTAATGTGCTCGTTGAGCGTCAGCCCAGCAGTTTAAAGCAGGCGGTGACTTTTTAA
- a CDS encoding PucR family transcriptional regulator — protein sequence MPGLEALQLRAGLASANNVVRWPYVAENHDLEPWLSGGELIFVTGITWQWQLDDYYQLIEIAEKKAASGIVVLTGSALIHVIPEPVLARADKLAVPLLEQPFSLPMVRVTELISNAIIQADMALHSLRWLLLQLINSSTPPAQLTLMRAEELGVQVSQSMTVAVVNPISIDAAQLHRWQYSLNKFLALSDAAIPLLEFHQGWLLVVENEHKSDHEQSEMWSELLRQLESQGLACHIGVSQCHSLEELNIAAKQARQAVEFIHYQNSARVIHYADLGINQLFAEVEDREKLRQFCQRTLGPLFACYSQEFLLLKNTLLVYFEQLGSARKTALVLNIHRNTLTKRLKKIETLTACSLQNSQARLCLHNALVMEALALSSLDNRGQDENN from the coding sequence TTGCCTGGACTGGAAGCCCTGCAATTAAGAGCAGGGCTTGCCAGCGCCAATAATGTGGTGAGGTGGCCGTATGTTGCAGAAAACCATGATTTAGAACCCTGGTTATCTGGCGGCGAGTTAATTTTTGTCACCGGCATTACCTGGCAATGGCAGCTTGATGATTATTATCAGCTGATTGAAATTGCTGAGAAAAAGGCGGCCAGTGGTATTGTCGTGCTGACGGGTTCGGCGTTGATTCATGTGATACCTGAGCCAGTGTTGGCGCGTGCCGATAAGCTAGCAGTACCATTATTAGAACAGCCGTTTTCGTTGCCCATGGTTCGGGTGACGGAGCTGATTTCTAATGCCATTATCCAAGCCGATATGGCATTGCATTCTTTGCGTTGGCTGTTGTTACAGCTGATCAATAGTAGTACACCGCCAGCCCAATTGACTCTTATGCGTGCCGAGGAGTTGGGTGTTCAGGTTAGCCAATCAATGACCGTTGCCGTGGTTAATCCGATCAGTATCGATGCTGCCCAATTACATAGATGGCAGTATTCTTTAAATAAATTCTTGGCTTTATCCGATGCCGCAATTCCATTATTAGAGTTTCATCAGGGCTGGCTATTAGTAGTAGAAAATGAACATAAGTCTGATCATGAACAGAGTGAGATGTGGTCTGAACTCTTACGTCAGCTCGAATCGCAGGGGCTGGCTTGCCATATAGGTGTAAGTCAGTGTCATAGTCTCGAAGAGTTGAATATCGCAGCAAAGCAGGCACGGCAAGCGGTTGAATTTATTCACTACCAAAACAGTGCTCGCGTGATTCACTACGCTGATTTGGGCATTAACCAATTGTTTGCTGAGGTTGAAGATCGAGAAAAATTAAGGCAGTTTTGTCAGCGTACGTTAGGGCCTTTGTTTGCTTGTTACAGTCAGGAATTTTTGTTATTAAAAAATACCTTGTTGGTTTATTTTGAACAGCTAGGCTCAGCAAGAAAAACAGCGTTGGTATTAAATATTCATCGCAACACCTTAACCAAACGACTCAAAAAAATAGAAACACTTACTGCTTGCAGTTTGCAAAATTCGCAAGCGCGGCTGTGTTTACATAATGCGTTAGTGATGGAAGCGTTAGCGTTATCCAGCTTAGATAATCGGGGGCAAGATGAAAATAATTAA
- a CDS encoding nitrite/sulfite reductase gives MYVYDSYDQQIVDQRVVQFKEQTERYLAGQLAAEEFLPLRLQNGLYVQRHAPMLRIAVPYGLMTATQLRKTADVSRRFDKGYVHFTTRQNIQMNWPALEDVPEILAELASVQMHAIQTSGNCIRNTTTDQFAGVVPDEVEDPRPWCEIIRQWSTLHPEFAFLPRKFKIAVNASQSEDRAAIRFHDIGLQMVKNDQDEVGFKVYVGGGLGRTPLAGQEINSFLAKQDLITYLESILRVYNVHGRRDNKYKARIKILVKAMGVDKFSALVDKEWQQIRQGSNQLTDAEIARVKTFFTGIHYETLADQTEALATQRFESAAFDKWMARNVDAHKQPGYAAVTLSLKRVGYPPGDATAEQLELMADLAEQYSQGELRVSHQQNIIFSDVKQSELFALWQTLDANGLAEPTVGTLNDVICCPGGDYCALANAKSIPVAESIQEHFSDLDYLFDLGDLDLNISGCMNACGHHHIGHIGVLGVDKKGEEFYQVSLGGDSGVGAQVGKILGPSFSAEEMPTVIQKIIDVYIAAREPEEPFISVVNRLGLAPFKERVYAKAN, from the coding sequence ATGTACGTTTATGACTCGTATGACCAACAAATCGTTGATCAACGTGTTGTTCAATTTAAAGAACAAACTGAACGATACTTAGCTGGCCAACTCGCAGCCGAAGAATTCCTGCCATTACGCTTACAGAATGGGTTATATGTTCAAAGACATGCACCTATGCTGCGCATTGCGGTTCCTTATGGCCTAATGACAGCGACTCAACTTCGTAAAACAGCCGATGTCAGCCGCCGGTTTGATAAAGGCTATGTACACTTTACGACACGTCAAAACATCCAGATGAACTGGCCTGCGCTAGAAGATGTACCTGAAATCTTAGCCGAGCTTGCCAGTGTGCAAATGCACGCCATTCAAACCTCTGGTAACTGTATTCGTAATACAACCACCGATCAGTTTGCCGGTGTTGTGCCCGATGAGGTTGAAGATCCTCGGCCTTGGTGTGAAATTATTCGCCAATGGTCAACGCTCCACCCTGAATTTGCGTTCTTGCCTCGTAAGTTCAAAATTGCCGTCAATGCCTCACAGAGTGAAGACCGCGCCGCGATTCGTTTCCACGACATTGGCTTGCAAATGGTTAAAAACGATCAGGACGAAGTTGGCTTTAAAGTCTATGTCGGTGGCGGTTTAGGCCGTACTCCTTTAGCAGGACAAGAGATCAACTCTTTCTTAGCTAAGCAAGACCTCATCACCTACCTTGAATCGATCTTACGGGTCTATAACGTTCATGGTCGTCGTGACAACAAATACAAGGCGCGCATTAAAATCCTAGTCAAAGCGATGGGCGTTGATAAGTTTTCTGCCTTGGTCGATAAAGAATGGCAGCAAATTAGACAGGGCTCTAACCAGCTCACCGATGCAGAAATAGCGCGTGTTAAAACCTTCTTTACCGGCATCCACTACGAGACTTTAGCGGATCAAACGGAAGCATTGGCGACTCAACGCTTTGAGTCTGCTGCCTTCGACAAATGGATGGCACGTAACGTTGATGCGCACAAACAACCGGGTTATGCCGCGGTAACACTGTCATTAAAACGTGTTGGTTATCCACCGGGCGATGCCACAGCCGAACAGCTAGAACTGATGGCCGATTTGGCAGAACAGTACAGCCAAGGCGAGCTAAGAGTGAGCCACCAACAGAACATCATTTTCTCTGACGTTAAACAGAGCGAGCTATTTGCTCTGTGGCAAACTTTAGATGCGAACGGATTAGCCGAGCCAACGGTTGGCACACTTAATGATGTCATCTGCTGCCCTGGCGGCGACTACTGTGCTTTGGCAAACGCTAAGTCTATTCCGGTTGCCGAGTCTATCCAAGAGCACTTTAGCGACCTTGATTACCTGTTTGACCTCGGTGATTTAGACCTCAACATCTCTGGCTGCATGAATGCCTGTGGCCACCATCATATCGGCCACATTGGTGTTTTAGGCGTCGATAAAAAGGGTGAAGAGTTCTATCAAGTATCGCTTGGCGGTGACAGCGGTGTCGGTGCTCAAGTCGGTAAAATTTTAGGGCCTTCATTCAGCGCTGAAGAAATGCCGACTGTTATTCAGAAAATAATCGACGTCTACATTGCAGCACGTGAGCCAGAAGAGCCGTTTATTTCTGTAGTTAATCGATTGGGCCTAGCCCCATTTAAGGAGCGCGTCTATGCAAAAGCTAATTAA
- a CDS encoding type II toxin-antitoxin system HicB family antitoxin, protein MKYAVHYDISSDGVTVSFPDIPEALTCGDDLDDAKAMAQDALLTAFEFYFEDNRAVPAPLAEAEHYIDVPLSLEAKIYLLNSMLEARISNAELARRIHVKPQEITRLVNLKHNTKIDTLARALQALGKQLRLEVA, encoded by the coding sequence ATGAAATATGCAGTGCATTACGATATTTCAAGTGATGGGGTGACCGTATCGTTTCCAGATATACCCGAAGCGCTAACATGCGGCGATGATTTGGACGATGCAAAAGCAATGGCACAAGATGCATTGCTAACCGCATTTGAATTTTATTTTGAAGATAATAGAGCAGTGCCCGCACCATTGGCTGAAGCAGAACACTATATTGACGTTCCGTTAAGCCTAGAGGCTAAAATTTATCTTTTAAATAGTATGTTAGAAGCTAGGATTAGTAACGCAGAATTAGCGCGGCGCATTCATGTAAAACCACAAGAAATAACGCGCTTGGTTAATCTAAAGCATAATACAAAAATAGATACGCTGGCTCGAGCATTGCAAGCTTTGGGTAAGCAATTGCGATTAGAAGTCGCATAA
- a CDS encoding type II toxin-antitoxin system HicA family toxin, translating into MKQSEFKRWLKKQGAEFKEGSNHTKIYCNGKQSTLPRHGSKEISEGLRKAIIKQLDLK; encoded by the coding sequence TTGAAGCAAAGCGAATTTAAACGGTGGCTCAAGAAGCAAGGTGCTGAATTCAAAGAAGGAAGTAACCACACCAAGATTTATTGCAATGGCAAGCAGTCAACATTGCCAAGGCATGGCAGTAAAGAGATAAGCGAAGGGTTGCGTAAAGCGATCATTAAGCAGCTCGATTTAAAGTAA
- the codB gene encoding cytosine permease, with protein MTIQNDHPLGAVPKTERKGFWSIASVLAGFTFFTSTMWAGGSLGVAFSFSELLLIIFIGNLLLGAYASGLAYVAYQTGLNTVLLGRYSFGSQGSKLSDFILGFTQIGWYAWGTATIAIILTKLLNLPDAWQIPLMIVFGFGFCISAAIGYKAIALLSKISVPLMLIFIAISFIKGFADVGGLSELASIAPVESMTFAVAITTVFGTFVSGGTQATNWSRFSNSGKTAVIATLAAFFIGNGLMVFVGAFGALVYQQADIVDILVAQGFILIAVLMLFTNIWTTQDNTIYNFAAAGCNLLNTDKRKLITVVGAAIGTLLAIFGMYNMLIPFLVLLGTFIPPIGAIIMTDFWFRFRADADLLASTEPVKFNYAGLAAYVVGSACAYYSPWVAPIVGIVVSSAVYCALVVVLGMSDKDSKTA; from the coding sequence ATGACTATACAAAATGACCATCCATTAGGTGCAGTACCGAAGACAGAACGTAAGGGCTTTTGGTCGATTGCATCGGTGTTAGCAGGCTTTACCTTTTTTACTTCGACGATGTGGGCAGGTGGTTCACTCGGCGTAGCGTTTAGTTTTTCTGAATTATTGTTGATTATCTTTATCGGCAATCTGCTGTTAGGGGCTTATGCTTCTGGCTTGGCTTATGTGGCTTATCAGACAGGTTTAAATACAGTTCTGTTAGGGCGCTATAGCTTTGGTTCTCAGGGCAGTAAATTGTCTGACTTTATTCTGGGTTTCACACAAATTGGTTGGTATGCGTGGGGCACGGCAACCATCGCTATTATTTTAACCAAGCTGTTAAACCTGCCGGATGCTTGGCAAATTCCATTGATGATTGTATTCGGCTTCGGCTTTTGTATTAGCGCTGCTATTGGTTATAAGGCGATTGCGTTGCTGTCGAAAATATCGGTGCCGTTGATGCTGATCTTTATTGCTATCAGTTTTATTAAAGGTTTCGCTGATGTTGGTGGTCTTTCAGAACTTGCTTCCATTGCGCCAGTAGAAAGCATGACTTTTGCCGTTGCTATTACGACGGTTTTTGGCACCTTTGTTAGTGGTGGTACTCAGGCGACAAACTGGAGTCGTTTTTCTAATTCCGGTAAAACAGCGGTCATTGCAACGTTGGCTGCGTTTTTTATTGGTAATGGCCTGATGGTCTTTGTTGGTGCTTTTGGTGCGTTGGTTTATCAGCAAGCAGATATCGTCGATATCCTAGTTGCGCAGGGCTTTATTTTAATCGCCGTGTTGATGTTGTTTACTAATATTTGGACGACGCAAGATAACACCATCTATAACTTTGCTGCTGCCGGTTGTAATTTGTTGAATACCGACAAACGTAAGTTAATCACTGTTGTTGGTGCTGCCATTGGTACGTTGCTAGCGATCTTTGGTATGTACAATATGCTGATTCCATTTTTGGTGTTATTAGGCACGTTCATCCCACCGATCGGCGCCATTATCATGACCGATTTCTGGTTCCGCTTCCGCGCTGATGCTGACTTACTCGCCAGCACCGAACCGGTTAAATTTAACTATGCTGGTTTGGCTGCTTATGTTGTGGGTTCCGCCTGTGCTTATTATTCGCCTTGGGTCGCTCCTATCGTTGGTATCGTCGTCTCGAGTGCCGTCTATTGTGCACTGGTTGTGGTTCTTGGTATGTCAGATAAAGACTCTAAAACCGCCTAG
- a CDS encoding DUF934 domain-containing protein encodes MQKLIKNLQLIDNDGWLEVASAEEFEQSAQPLVPFKLLDELGSDLLATKDYGILFEVSDDYEALIAAISTQPLVVFEFEKFADGRPFTFARELREYHQYKGDIRASGDFMPDQAAFLYRCGFSSLQCRTEQDAQTALAVKDIVSVNYQADMEQAEPLFRRR; translated from the coding sequence ATGCAAAAGCTAATTAAAAACCTTCAGCTTATCGATAATGACGGCTGGCTAGAAGTTGCCTCTGCAGAAGAATTTGAACAGTCAGCGCAACCTCTCGTGCCCTTTAAGTTACTCGATGAGTTAGGCAGTGATCTACTGGCAACGAAAGACTATGGCATTCTATTTGAAGTATCGGATGACTATGAGGCTTTAATTGCAGCGATTAGCACTCAACCGCTTGTCGTATTTGAATTCGAAAAATTTGCCGATGGCCGCCCTTTCACCTTTGCCCGTGAATTGCGCGAATACCACCAGTACAAAGGTGATATTCGAGCTTCTGGTGACTTTATGCCAGACCAAGCAGCCTTTTTGTATCGTTGCGGCTTCTCTTCGCTACAGTGCCGCACAGAGCAAGATGCTCAAACCGCACTGGCAGTAAAAGACATCGTATCGGTTAACTACCAAGCAGATATGGAGCAGGCTGAGCCTCTCTTTAGACGACGCTAA